From the genome of Turicibacter faecis, one region includes:
- a CDS encoding ferredoxin: MAKFTKVNKDECIACGACGAVAPDVFGYDDEGYAENILEGDNNQGVVEITDLESDVIDAAEGCPTEAIEVQDTPFN, encoded by the coding sequence ATGGCTAAATTCACAAAAGTTAACAAAGATGAATGTATCGCATGTGGTGCTTGTGGTGCCGTAGCACCAGACGTATTCGGATATGATGATGAAGGATACGCTGAAAACATCCTTGAAGGAGATAACAACCAAGGTGTTGTTGAAATCACTGATTTAGAAAGCGATGTTATCGACGCAGCTGAAGGATGCCCAACTGAGGCAATCGAAGTTCAAGATACACCTTTTAACTAA